From one Triticum aestivum cultivar Chinese Spring chromosome 4B, IWGSC CS RefSeq v2.1, whole genome shotgun sequence genomic stretch:
- the LOC780614 gene encoding callose synthase 3 isoform X1: protein MTSLSRTLSRAGPMQPPGPRRILRTQTAVNLGEPIFDSEVVPSSLVEIAPILRVANEVEAANPRVAYLCRFYAFEKAHRLDPTSSGRGVRQFKTALLQRLERENAPTLTGRAQKSDAREIQTFYRHYYKKYIQALQNASDQGDRSQLTKAYQTANVLFEVLKAVTQQHAVEVDDEILETADKVKEKTKIYIPFNILPLDPDSGNQAVMKFPEIQAAASALRNTRGLPLPKNYESKVNEDLLDWLQAMFGFQTDNVSNQREHLILLLANIHIRKHPKTDEHSKLEDNALDAVMKKLFKNYKKWCKYHGRKSSLWLPTIQQEVQQRKLLYIGLYLLIWGEAANLRFLPECLCYIYHHMAFEMYGMLAGNVSAMTGEYVKPAYGGDKEAFLKKIVTPIYCTIAQEAERSKREKGNHSQWRNYDDLNEFFWSADCFRLGWPMRADADFFCQPLKPVDERNESTIKADKQKGKVNFVELRSFWHIFRSFDRMWSFFILALQIMVILAWSEEGSLGNIFDPLVFKEILSIFITSSILNLGKATLDIIFNWRARRTMEFMVKLRYVLKFILAAMWVVLLSVTYAYTWEKPTGIIRTIKNWFGNGPDQPSLFIIAVVVYLLPDMLAAVLFALPLLRRKLEGSDYKLMRLIMWWSQTRLFVGRGMHESAFSLFMYTMFWVALLLTKFVFSYYVEIKPLVVPTKDIMKFPINHFRWHEFFPRAKGNIGVVISLWAPVILVYFMDTQIWYTIFSTLVGGVYGAFQRLGEIRTLGMLRSRFDSIPLAVNDCLVPVETSDARRKKGLRSNFKNRFKEMTHEDKEKVAARFAQMWNEIVSSFREEDLIDNREKELLLVPYVADQGLRVTQWPPFLLASMVLLCFYFVYFISNLWEATLIPFYLYANGQVPIAVDMAKDSNGKDRDLKKRIENDYYFSCAIKECYASCKNIINDLVHGEQEKRVINTIFTEVEKCIAEDKVITDLNMQSLPDLYNKFVELVEFLKKNDEKDRVAVIKIFQDMLEVVTRDIMEDQLPSILESSHGGSYQRPEGMTAWGNEYQLFQPSGAIKFPLEVSTEAWKEKVNRLELLLTVKESAMDVPSNLEARRRLTFFTNSLFMDMPDAPKVRNTISFSALTPYYNEHVLFSIKELEEENEDGVSTLFYLQKIYPDEWKNFQERIEEELKDNEELKEEALRQWASYRGQTLTRTVRGMMYYRKALVLEAFLDMAKHEDLMEGYKAAGSISDEEWKSLIAQCEALADMKFAYVVSCQQYGNDKRSALSNAQDILQLMRTYPSLRVAYIDVVEDRVGEKQIETAYYSTLVKVALNKDSESAGPVQNLDQVIYRIKLPGPAILGEGKPENQNHAIIFTRGEGLQTIDMNQDNYMEEALKMRNLLQEFLTEDGIRQPSILGVREHIFTGSVSSLAWFMSNQEHSFVTIGQRLLANPLKVRFHYGHPDVFDRLFHLTRGGVSKASRSINLSEDIFAGFNSTLRGGNVTHHEYVQVGKGRDVGLNQISKFEAKVANGNGEQTLSRDIYRLGHRFDFFRMLSCYFTTVGFYFSTLLTVFTVYVFLYGRLYLALSGLEEGLATQRKFSHNHALQVALASQSLVQLGFLMALPMMMEIGLEKGFGKALSEFIMMNLQLASVFFTFSLGTKTHYYGRMLLHGGAQYRSTGRGFVVFHAKFAENYRLYSRSHFVKGIELMTLLIVYQLFGQTSHSTIAYIFVTSSMWFLVLTWLFAPFLFNPSGFEWAKILDDWSDWNKWISNRGGIGVSPEKSWESWWEIEQEHLKHTGTLGIIFEIILSLRFFIYQYGLVYQLTITKENKSIVVYLISWLVILAMLVILKIISVGRRRFGANFQLFFRLIKFMIFVSFFAILVVLIVLLHMTIKDILVCFLAFLPTGWGILLIAQACRPLFRVTGLWGSVRALARAYEVIMGMLLFTPITVLSWFPFVSEFQTRMLFNQAFSRGLQISRILGGQKKERAASTKD from the exons ATGACGTCCCTGTCGCGGACGCTCTCCCGGGCCGGCCCGATGCAGCCGCCGGGGCCTCGCCGGATTCTGCGGACGCAGACCGCCGTCAACCTCGGCGAGCCCATCTTCGACAGTGAGGTGGTGCCGTCGTCGCTCGTGGAGATCGCGCCCATCCTCCGTGTCGCCAACGAGGTCGAGGCGGCCAACCCCCGCGTCGCCTACCTCT GTCGATTCTATGCATTCGAAAAGGCTCACAGATTGGATCCAACTTCAAGCGGTCGAGGTGTCCGACAGTTCAAGACCGCTCTTCTACAACGGCTCGAAAGG GAGAATGCGCCCACCTTGACCGGAAGGGCCCAAAAGAGTGATGCACGGGAAATACAGACCTTCTATCGACACTACTACAAAAAATATATTCAGGCGCTTCAAAATGCTTCTGACCAAGGGGATCG TTCCCAACTTACCAAAGCATACCAGACCGCCAATGTTCTGTTTGAGGTTTTAAAAGCAGTCACTCAACAACATGCTGTTGAAGTTGACGATGAG ATCTTGGAAACTGCTGATAAGGTTAAAGAGAAGACAAAAATCTATATCCCTTTTAACATTCTGCCTCTTGATCCTGACAGTGGCAACCAGGCAGTCATGAAATTTCCTGAG ATACAAGCTGCTGCTTCTGCTCTTCGCAATACTAGAGGCCTTCCACTACCCAAAAATTATGAGAGTAAGGTTAACGAGGACCTCTTGGATTGGCTACAAGCTATGTTTGGCTTTCAG ACAGATAATGTTTCTAATCAGAGGGAGCATTTGATTTTACTTCTTGCTAACATACATATACGGAAACATCCAAAGACCGATGAAcactcaaag TTGGAGGACAATGCGCTTGATGCAGTGATGAAAAAGTTATTTAAGAACTACAAGAAGTGGTGCAAATATCATGGTCGCAAGAGTAGCCTTTG GTTGCCAACAATTCAGCAAGAGGTGCAACAACGGAAATTACTCTATATTGGTCTATACCTTCTTATCTGGGGGGAAGCTGCAAATTTGCGATTTTTGCCAGAATGTCTTTGCTACATATATCATCAT ATGGCATTTGAAATGTATGGTATGCTAGCTGGAAATGTGAGTGCCATGACAGGTGAATATGTGAAGCCAGCCTATGGCGGTGATAAAGAAGCCTTTCTAAAAAAGATTGTCACTCCAATTTACTGTACCATTGCGCAG GAAGCTGAAAGGAGCAAAAGAGAAAAAGGGAATCATTCTCAGTGGAGAAACTACGATGATCTTAACGAATTTTTTTG GTCTGCTGACTGCTTTCGGCTAGGTTGGCCTATGCGAGCTGATGCTGATTTCTTTTGTCAACCTTTAAAGCCAGTTGATGAAAGAAATGAA AGCACAATAAAAGCTGACAAGCAGAAAGGGAAGGTCAATTTTGTGGAGCTGCGCTCGTTTTGGCACATATTCAGGAGTTTCGATAGAATGTGGAGCTTCTTTATTCTAGCTCTTCAG ATTATGGTTATTCTTGCTTGGAGTGAAGAAGGGTCATTAGGTAATATTTTTGATCCTCTGGTTTTCAAGGAGATCTTGAGCATCTTTATCACTTCTTCTATACTAAATCTTGGAAAAG CTACACTTGACATAATCTTTAATTGGAGGGCCAGGAGAACGATGGAATTTATGGTCAAGCTGAGATATGTCCTGAAGTTCATATTGGCAGCTATGTGGGTGGTACTTCTGTCAGTTACATATGCGTACACCTGGGAGAAACCGACAGGAATTATTAGGACCATCAAAAACTGGTTCGGAAATGGTCCAGATCAACCATCACTCTTTATCATTGCAGTAGTCGTATACTTGTTGCCCGATATGCTAGCTGCTGTACTTTTCGCTCTTCCATTACTACGCCGGAAACTTGAAGGTTCAGATTACAAACTCATGAGATTGATCATGTGGTGGTCTCAG ACTCGCCTGTTTGTTGGTAGGGGAATGCATGAAAGCGCCTTTTCACTTTTCAT GTACACCATGTTTTGGGTTGCTCTTCTTTTGACAAAGTTCGTATTTAGCTACTATGTCGAG ATCAAGCCTCTTGTTGTACCCACCAAGGATATCATGAAATTCCCTATAAATCATTTCCGGTGGCATGAGTTTTTTCCAAGAG CGAAGGGAAACATTGGCGTTGTAATTTCACTTTGGGCCCCAGTCATTTTG GTGTATTTCATGGACACGCAAATTTGGTATACAATCTTCTCCACTCTAGTTGGTGGAGTTTATGGTGCTTTCCAACGACTTGGCGAG ATCCGCACACTTGGAATGCTGCGGTCTCGCTTTGATTCAATACCTTTAGCCGTTAATGATTGTCTAGTTCCGGTTGAAACATCTGATGCAAGGCGGAAGAAAGGTCTAAGGTCTAATTTCAAGAATCGTTTCAAGGAG ATGACGCATGAAGACAAGGAGAAGGTAGCTGCAAGATTTGCACAGATGTGGAATGAAATTGTCTCTAGCTTCCGTGAGGAAGACCTTATAGATAACAG GGAGAAGGAGCTGCTACTTGTTCCATATGTGGCTGATCAGGGTCTTCGTGTTACGCAGTGGCCTCCATTTTTGCTTGCCAGCATGGTTCTTCTCTGCTTttactttgtttattttatttctaatttatGGGAAGCCACCCTCATCCCCTTCTATTTATATGCAAATGGACAGGTCCCCATAGCCGTTGACATGGCGAAGGATAGCAATGGTAAAGACCGTGACTTGAAAAAGAGGATTGAAAACGATTATTATTTTTCTTGTGCAATTAAAGAATGCTATGCATCATGTAAAAACATCATCAATGATCTTGTACATGGTGAACAAGAGAAAAG GGTCATAAATACTATATTTACTGAAGTTGAAAAGTGTATTGCTGAGGACAAAGTTATTACAGATTTGAATATGCAATCCCTGCCAGATCTCTACAATAAGTTTGTTGAATTGGTAGAATTCTTG AAAAAGAATGATGAGAAAGACAGGGTCGCTGTGATAAAGATATTTCAAGATATGCTGGAGGTTGTAACGAGAGATATAATGGAAGACCAACTTCCTAG TATTTTGGAGTCAAGTCACGGGGGTTCATATCAAAGGCCAGAGGGCATGACAGCATGGGGTAATGAATATCAGTTATTTCAACCATCTGGAGCTATCAAGTTTCCACTAGAAGTCAGCACAGAGGCTTGGAAAGAAAAG GTGAATAGGCTGGAACTACTGCTCACGGTGAAAGAGTCTGCTATGGACGTTCCTTCAAATCTTGAAGCCAGAAGGCGTCTTACCTTTTTCACTAACTCTTTGTTTATGGATATGCCTGATGCTCCTAAAGTCCGAAACACAATTTCATTTTC TGCATTGACTCCTTATTACAATGAGCATGTTCTTTTCTCAATAAAAGAGCTTGAAGAGGAAAACGAAGATGGAGTTTCCACTCTGTTCTACCTACAGAAAATTTACCCAG ATGAATGGAAGAATTTCCAGGAAAGGATTGAGGAAGAACTAAAAGATAATGAAGAACTGAAGGAAGAAGCGCTTCGTCAATGGGCTTCATACAGAGGCCAAACGCTAACTCGAACAG TTAGAGGCATGATGTACTACCGAAAAGCTTTGGTTCTTGAAGCATTTCTAGATATGGCCAAACATGAAG ATCTCATGGAAGGGTATAAAGCAGCTGGGTCAATATCGGATGAAGAGTGGAAGTCCTTGATTGCTCAGTGTGAAGCATTGGCTGATATGAAGTTCGCCTATGTGGTATCATGCCAACAATATGGAAATGACAAGCGTTCTGCTCTTTCAAATGCCCAAGACATATTACAGCTAATGAGAAC GTACCCTTCTCTTCGTGTAGCATATATTGATGTGGTGGAAGATAGAGTAGGAGAGAAGCAAATTGAGACAGCTTATTACTCTACATTGGTAAAGGTTGCTCTAAATAAGGACTCTGAATCTGCAGGTCCAGTACAAAATCTTGATCAG GTTATCTACCGAATAAAACTTCCAGGCCCTGCAATATTGGGAGAAGGAAAACCCGAAAATCAAAACCATGCAATAATTTTCACCCGTGGTGAAGGCCTGCAAACAATAGACATGAACCAG GATAACTATATGGAAGAAGCACTTAAAATGAGAAACTTGCTTCAAGAGTTCCTTACAGAAGATGGAATCCGGCAGCCATCTATACTTGGAGTTAGGGAGCATATTTTTACTGGCAG TGTCTCCTCCCTTGCATGGTTTATGTCAAATCAGGAGCACAGTTTTGTGACTATTGGACAACGGCTGCTTGCAAACCCTCTGAA GGTTCGATTCCACTATGGCCACCCGGATGTATTTGATAGGCTTTTCCATCTAACGAGGGGTGGTGTCAGTAAGGCATCAAGGAGTATCAACTTAAGTGAAGATATTTTTGCAG GGTTTAACTCAACTCTTCGTGGTGGCAATGTAACACATCATGAATATGTGCAAGTCGGCAAGGGACGAGATGTAGGACTAAATCAGATCTCCAAGTTTGAGGCTAAGGTGGCAAATGGAAATGGCGAGCAGACCCTTAGCCGTGATATCTACCGTCTTGGGCATCGGTTCGATTTCTTCAGAATGCTTTCATGCTACTTCACCACAGTGGGATTTTATTTCAGTACACTG TTGACAGTCTTCACAGTTTATGTGTTTCTGTATGGGCGCCTTTATCTTGCTCTCAGTGGACTTGAAGAAGGGCTTGCAACACAACGGAAATTCAGCCATAATCATGCTCTTCAGGTTGCTCTTGCCTCGCAGTCTCTTGTTCAGCTTGGTTTTCTGATGGCCCTGCCCATGATGATGGAAATTGGCCTTGAAAAAGGATTTGGCAAGGCACTAAGTGAATTTATAATGATGAACTTGCAATTGGCATCCGTGTTCTTTACATTTTCACTTGGTACCAAGACTCACTATTATGGACGTATGTTGCTTCATGGAGGTGCTCAATACAGAAGTACCGGCAGGGGATTTGTTGTCTTTCATGCAAAGTTTGCAGAAAACTACAGGCTATATTCTCGCAGCCACTTTGTTAAAGGCATCGAGTTGATGACTCTGCTCATCGTTTATCAACTATTTGGCCAAACTTCCCACTCAACCATCGCATATATCTTTGTTACGTCCTCCATGTGGTTCctagtgttgacatggctctttgCACCCTTTTTATTCAACCCCTCGGGGTTTGAGTGGGCGAAAATTTTGGATGACTGGTCGGATTGGAATAAGTGGATCAGCAATCGTGGTGGGATTGGTGTGTCACCAGAAAAGAGCTGGGAATCCTGGTGGGAGATAGAGCAGGAGCATCTGAAGCATACAGGAACACTCGGAATCATCTTTGAGATAATTTTGTCCCTTCGGTTTTTCATATATCAGTACGGCCTTGTGTACCAGTTAACTATCACAAAGGAGAACAAAAGTATCGTG GTTTACTTAATTTCATGGCTCGTAATTTTGGCGATGCTGGTTATTTTGAAG ATCATATCTGTCGGAAGGCGGAGGTTCGGCGCGAACTTTCAGCTGTTCTTCCGTCTGATCAAGTTCATGATATTCGTTTCGTTCTTCGCTATTTTGGTTGTGCTGATAGTACTGCTTCACATGACTATAAAAGACATACTTGTATGCTTCCTGGCATTCTTGCCCACCGGATGGGGAATACTGCTG ATTGCACAAGCTTGCAGGCCTCTTTTCCGGGTGACGGGGCTATGGGGATCTGTCCGAGCCCTTGCGCGGGCGTACGAGGTTATCATGGGGATGCTTCTGTTCACACCAATTACTGTCCTCTCATGGTTCCCCTTCGTCTCCGAGTTCCAGACGCGGATGCTGTTCAACCAGGCGTTCAGTAGAGGTCTGCAGATTTCCCGGATTCTTGGCGGTCAGAAGAAGGAGAGGGCCGCTAGCACCAAAGACTAA